TTCtttattgctatttttttttttttttttttgataagcattcTTTATTGCTATTTAAAAATTAGAGACTactttcttgaaaaaaaaacaataaaaaattgtcttttttaTTAGATTTAAGTTTTAATATTAGAGAGCAATCCTTACTTGTTACTGTGTGTTATTTTTACAATAACCCGTAGACAATATGGGTCCTCATATGTACATTACTTTGTGGAAATTTGCATTCCAATAATTAATTTCTTTGACTAATTAATCTAATTTCTTTGCTTATATTTACACACCTTGTTTCATGATCCCAGAGTGTAGACGCCTTAGCATTAGTAAGCACTAATTTTGATTTGACTTGGCTTCTATATGCACCACTcactcaaaatttaaaataaaaaattaaaaataaatatcaagatattttatttctcttctaccttaatcattttcattttaaaatataatttatcatGGTTTATGTATGTAACTGAAAGGGACCTCATCTACTTTCTCGTTGGTAGAAAAGGTTTGgggaaaaatataataaaagcaATAGTAACAAGTGGGGAATTAAAATAGCTAAGTGATGTGAGGTACATAAACCTTTTTAAGATGACTCTAGAGACCAAGTTGCtattagaataatttttttatagtggGGCTGATCAATTAGAAAGTGACATGTGAATATAATACTATGGTGAATTATTCACACTTCTAGTAGAAGGTGGCAAACAAATACTAAATTACAGGATATCCCAATACGTAGAAATCAAAGAGCTTTTTGAGTGCTACATATGCATCTTCCATTCCATCCATTGACTCATTTACTGGCCTGCAAAACAATTAACTAAAATGACCCTTTTATGTGTTGACAAATGCTGATTAAGCATTTCTCTTTGGGATCATATGATTGTTCCTAAGTATAGATTAATGTGTCATCTAATTacaatttaatttgttgttgtCATCACTCAACAATTATTTTTCCTTACGTCTAATAAATTTGTAGCTTGTGTATTATAAAATGTGACAGCAAAATTGACATTTGTATTGTTAATATTTGTTAGGAGCATAAACCAATAATATGCTTATATAGTACCATTTAGTTTATTCTAATTGTTAATGGCATTAATCCTAAGTGCCTTACCAACTAAGGTGTTAGACCAGAACTGATCAATCACGTTACCAAACTGAAGAGATATCATGAAATTGCAAATTTACAACCTGAGATTGGCCTAGTCACTTATTATTAGAATTTGTGTTGGTTGGTGATCACTATTCAGTATTCAATTGTGACTTAGGAAATTGAAGATGCAATGTGCAGTACTTGCCACTGTTGCCAGAGTGTTCAGTAATTCATGTTTAGAATTgagaaaaatcaattaaaataatagaGAGGGTAAGATGCAAGAGAAACAAAGAGACACCAGGGGGAAAACATATCAGGTTTTCTCTGCCAGAGGATCACAGGAACTCGAGATTCCTAAAGACTCCAATAGTATAATACTACTAATTTTCTGTAGTTGTTGTTGGTACAATCAAAGTTATCAACAACAAAGTTAATAAAAGAACAAGTCAATTGAggttttcatttttactttgaCCAAATGAACTGTGTATGAAATATGAATGATGCTTCATTTAAGATACTCTCAGtgattataagcaaaaatatatatacattaaaattacaatAGATGTTAGATGGGTCCATGAAATCAGAATTTAATTGATGATCCTCTTCAATAAACTCAAAAACTGATTATTTTGAAGTAAACCCAGTAAAAattaggcaaaaaaaaaaagggttaaaaatattaaaacttgAAAAGGTAATAACAGTTGAAAATGAGTTTTAAAGGTAAATAGTAGCACTACAAAGATGGACGATCATGACACTACTAAAGTGATCCTTATCACCACTTTTGTTCACTTTCTTAAGACTGTGCTTCCTCTGACATAAAAAACCATAGTATTAATATAGCAGTAATTTTGTTATTATGCATAAACAAGCATTGCAGTTAGATGCTGCTGCTGTATGAAAAACTCAGTTCATGAACGGAATCCACACAAGGTAAAACTGCTTTATCTGTGCTAAAATGCAAAGTAGCTGGCAATTGATTCTCCATTTTGGTAACTTCACTTTCATACCAATTCTGTCAAATCTGGCTCCATGATCAGACAGAAGCTACCATCATTCTTAACTTGACAATGATAGCTCATACCATAGTATACTAATCTCAatcatcaaatcaaaatcaCTAGTACTACTAGTTAatcacttaattaattttttcaattaaaataaaagaagattCTATTTATTATTACCACCAAACAAACTACATTATGtcaaaacataaattaaatacaCCTTAACCCTTTTgatttcaagtttcaaccctGAAAAATTACAAGAGATTCCAATTCCAACCCAAGGTTAAAACAATGAACAGAGAaggtagacaaaaaaaaaaaagtaaattaacagAGAGAAAGAGGAAGAGATAAGGAAAGAGAGAGAATGGACAATGGTGGGTCTGTTGGTCTCAGGCAATCAGTGCTCACAGCTCAGCAAGGCACAATTGCACATTGTCCACCCAACCCCACAAAGAacccatcttttttttttcctttttttgtgggtatcaattaatttttccttttttttttcttccacaaaAATTGGGTGGTGTACAACTGTGCACGAGTTGACTCAGTGTGAAACCACCACAGAGTTAACGGCGGCGAGTTTCCAAGCAGAAGTAGCAATCAAAGGCCTAGTATGCCAACCAAGCATAAGACAACCATCATTCTCTTCCACCTTGTAACCATCCCCACCGGCAAAAAGTGCTAACAACATACTCGCTTGCTTGAAAGCATTAGAACCCAAATGAACCGGAGAAAACCCAGCTGAATTAAACCGGTTCCTCCACTGGTTCAAAGTCTCATGACGTTCAACCCGGTCCGTTCCTTCACACGCCACCACGTTGCAGATTTGTTTCCCTAGATAAACCTCCGACATAGCCTTGTCTTGCGGTTCAACCAATGAACCTTCCAACGAGTCAAACAGAGTTGAGTAATAATGAAGTGACTCAGTAAACCGGTCTAGAAAAGCCGGTCCGTTATGATTCCCTTCTTGTTCAACAACGGTAACAATCTCCGGGCGAATCTGACGGATAACAGAAAAAACCTTTTCAAGCGCACCGGGACGCGCGTTGAGTTTATGAAGCTCAAAAACAGAGTTAACAGCAACAGATTCAGTTTCCGGTGAACGGAGTTCAAGCATCGAAGCATCAAGATCAGCAAGACTATTAGCAACAAAACCACGATATTCAAACTGAACATGAATCGTTTGAGCAAACTGAGCAAGTCTCCAACCAACTTGTTGAAGATGATCGGAGTTATCAGACGCCGGTGGACCAATTCCGGTGAGACGAAAAGCAGGTGGACCACCAGGACGTAAAGCAAGTGCTTGCATAAGCGCTGGCCACTGCATCCCTTGATTGATCGAAAAATCAATAACATGAACCCTAGATTTTCCTTGAAAAGCTTCAAGAATAGCTTGATTCGCAGTGAAATGAGCGAATTTGAGATAAGGACAAGTTTCATAGAAATGGATCTGAAGTGAATCGGAAATAGAATGTTGTGGAAATACACCGTAGATTCGCCGAGCTAAACCTTCAGCGAAATAGGTAGCAACTTTTCTCATAGCACCTTCTTGTGACACAGCTAAGTAACCGATCTGTTTCACCAAAGCTTCTGCAACCGTTAGATTGTTCTGTTCAACTGCTTCAGCACAAGCCATTAAAGTATGAACAAGACGAATCCCTTTTTCTTGTGTTTCAACCACCATTACAACAGGACGAGTTGAGTCAGTTCGTTTAACTCGTTTCGGAGAAGGaaaatcatcattatcatcatcatcatcgacGACAGGGACAACAGTGTTAGCGGCGGCGTAAATAGCTTTACCGGGAATGGCGTTGAGGTCATTATCGGAAGAAGATGAAACGGTTGGATCAGGTTGAGGGTCAAAATTGGAAAGCATAGTTTGAAGCCAGTTGGAAATATCAGAAGGATTGTAATGAACGGTGTCGTTTGAGAGTTGTTGAGCGATGGTTGATTCATCTTGGTCTTGAAAATTACCCATAGCTTGTTCAAGTTGTTCAAGCTTTTGAGCAACTTCAGCCATGTCTGATGATTTCACTTTGTAACCAACCACAGCTAAAAGTTCATCCATACCACCGTCGTCTTCCCAACAAATCTCTGATTTACTACCACTCATGGTAGCATCTTCGTGTTCTTGTTTATGCTctctcttcatcttcttcttcttcttcggtTTCTCTCACACTCACACAAACACAAAAGTTCTATTagtattttctgttttttgatTGTGACTTTTTTTTCAATACTGGTTGGTTCTATTGCTGGTTAGTGtttctaacttttttctttGCTTTGTTTCATCAACACAATGATATACCCGTAAAACTGATATATATCCGAATTCTTTTTTTCTTGTGGAAATAATTGAAATTAGGATAtttgaaaaagataaataaaaagagGTGACAGAAGgacgaaaaaataaataaataaataaataaaaatggaaagaGAGGAGAAAACGGACGCTCGTGAGAGGCTCGAGACCCAATCAAAAGGCCGGGCTGGCAGGGTTTTAACAGTAACAGATAAGATCCAAACAAAATATACATTTATGTTTTTTACTTTGTTTCTATTTCTCGCTTTTTTGTCAGAAACAACAAGAtggttatttttcatttttacatCTTAGAAAGAACGACTTGCTTATTTGAAagtagggatgacaaaaaaactcaaactcgAGAGATCTACCCGAATTCAAACTCAAGTTAACGGGTGAAATCCAATttgattgggtttgagtttgggttcgggtgacacccgataatatgggtgtgaatttggtatcagtcaaacccacacccgaaactcatacacccacccgaaatattttataattatctaaTTACCCTCATAGTCTCCTTCAATTTCCTTgaaagaccttaaattttagttgtaatttaatttcttgaaagtctatgttgtaatttcttgaaagtctatgtttgaatttccttggaagaccttaattttagttgtaatttaattcaaagtctatgttggaatttaatttcttaaatttgcaaattattttcaaatgtgctgcgggtttgggtttgggtggaaaaaacccgaacccaatgggtgtgggcgtaggtgttgttttgccacccgaacaacctttgggtttgggtttgggtgatgatttcgggtgtgggtttggtaagtgtcaaacccgcacccatggacgcccgttgccatccctattagaaagaacacaatatatttaaaataggtTTGTTCCGGTGGTTATAAATTTGatgataatttaataaaaacatataaattgttaataaattttaattatatttttttaatttttcgaCACATTTTTGACTCTTGTAGACTTGTCATATACTCCCTCCAacacatattataaataaataaaattattttttcttgtctcaaattataagaaaaaataacttacttttattatttttaagatttacTTTTACTAGTTTTCATGAAATTTAATGTAAATTACATTTAGTTTTCTCTATTTCTCTTATATTCCCCACAATCAATAATCAATTGaagtaaagagaaaaaaaaaaatcaattttttgaacACATTGTCTGAGTAATCCGACACATATCGTACAAATATTATATGTGTGTCGAATACCAATACGTATCGAACACAATGACACGATTAATCATAAAAGTGTCTGCACTTCATGAATAACAACTAATTACACGATTAAATGACCCAAAACCTATCGAAATTATGCTCACTTTAGTGTGTTTATAGCCTTTCTTACTATCAAAACATCCTAATTGGGGTTCAGCTCCAAAATAGAAATAGTAGCTTTGAGGACGTCACAAGTCATTTCactttgtttggtgaattagcaAAAGGCAATCATAGCAAGCGAATTCGTCATATAATTTGGCTGGCGACGACATGGAGTATTTGGCGTACgcgtaataacattatttttaaaggagactgtgtcaacatatcatctttagtg
This portion of the Trifolium pratense cultivar HEN17-A07 linkage group LG3, ARS_RC_1.1, whole genome shotgun sequence genome encodes:
- the LOC123918696 gene encoding DELLA protein 2, with product MKREHKQEHEDATMSGSKSEICWEDDGGMDELLAVVGYKVKSSDMAEVAQKLEQLEQAMGNFQDQDESTIAQQLSNDTVHYNPSDISNWLQTMLSNFDPQPDPTVSSSSDNDLNAIPGKAIYAAANTVVPVVDDDDDNDDFPSPKRVKRTDSTRPVVMVVETQEKGIRLVHTLMACAEAVEQNNLTVAEALVKQIGYLAVSQEGAMRKVATYFAEGLARRIYGVFPQHSISDSLQIHFYETCPYLKFAHFTANQAILEAFQGKSRVHVIDFSINQGMQWPALMQALALRPGGPPAFRLTGIGPPASDNSDHLQQVGWRLAQFAQTIHVQFEYRGFVANSLADLDASMLELRSPETESVAVNSVFELHKLNARPGALEKVFSVIRQIRPEIVTVVEQEGNHNGPAFLDRFTESLHYYSTLFDSLEGSLVEPQDKAMSEVYLGKQICNVVACEGTDRVERHETLNQWRNRFNSAGFSPVHLGSNAFKQASMLLALFAGGDGYKVEENDGCLMLGWHTRPLIATSAWKLAAVNSVVVSH